The window TTGGGCAGTTCTGTAGGTACGGGAAAAAATGGAATAACAGCAGAAGTTATGGTCGTTAAATCTTTTGACGAACTAAACAATAAAAGTAGAGGAGAGGTTGAAGGAAAAATCATTGTCTATAATCAGGTACCTATTTGAGTAGGTTAAATTTGAAGTAAATTCGTTAATTAGTCATtgattttaatggtttttgagaTGCTATTCTTACAGAGCAAACTTATTGATCTGGAAGGACATCCATCTTTTGTTCAATATCTACCTGTGTTGATTCTATCCTTATCATAATTCTAGGTAAAATGCTATTAGATGCCTATGTATTACAGCCTAAATATGGTGTTCAGTTTCTCAATCCGTAGGTAGATATACAAAGGATTTTAATAAAGTAACACTTCTATAGCACTTGTTGGTGGATATTCTTCACTTAAAGGTGCacgtatttatttaaagtatctGGTGTAAAGTTCGGATTGGTTTGGAAAGACACGAGTTAAGAAAactattaagtaataaaaataatatctcATATCTCtcgcaaataaaatattgtcacCTTTAAGGTGGTTTGAGCTCACATAGTTTTTTTTCCCTTCTGATGGACGATATGCAAAGTATGTTTCGCAGTAAACAtgctctatttaaaataatcgcTTCGAGTGGCGTTAATAGCCAAATGTGCTTCGTACTCTCAGTCAAATTGGTCTACTAGATGCtgagttattgtattttaagtGATACATCATTGGTAGTTCTTTATAGTAGTCCACATAGACATAGTTCAACAGAGATTAACTTCATTTAGATGACCTCGTGAATCAtgttagaaattattaattatacaaaaaaaatactaatattttgaaaaatttttctcTGTTATTTTGACATGCAGCgcgtaattacaattttttgcaGATGGACAAACCTTTATTCCCTTGGCATCTGATTAATAAGATTATCTTTTTTGGTTGACAATAgacaatagaattttatttcttctaaagTAATACAAATATACTTATAGCAATAGAGTATAGGCATTACAAAGAAAACCGTTACAAAATTTACAGTCATAAAATAGATAATGACGCAgaattacataatataaaaaactaaaacggTAAGGTAAAAAATTGGCTATAGTCATAAGCTATAAAACTAATCGTTAACCTAATTATACAACAGTATATAATAACATAAACCCAAACCATATTACATTTATCAtaaggaaaacaaaataatacttaTTGATCATATAAGTTTTAGTCAGGAGAAAAATAATACAACTTACGCACTAACACCAATAAATCAATGCCAAAAAaacaaagttagtcattaattatAAAGCCTCTAAGTCGGAGAATATTTAAGAAGTAGTGTACAATAGCTTTAACTTTTTGAGGTATTATGTTGTTAAACTAGACCCTGACAAAGAGTGATGTACTCAAAAAATATGCGCTGAAAGGTCTGCTATACATTTGCGTTACATATAGTGCACACATTGTCAAAATCCATCAAAAGTAGCCTTAAAAAAACCGCAATTGGCAGTTCGGACTTGGcagaaaaactttaaatactTCCCTTAAATTGTAAATAGGTTTTTGGCTTCTGGACGTTtaaaaaacagctataaaaaagGGGAAATGCTGAAGCAGATCCAAACTTAAGGTCTTTTTGAACACAAACCTGTTTAACTTAATccaaaaacaaaactattctTTTTTAGGTAGGTACTCGGTAATGATATGAATGGCAagccaaaatcaatttttgaaaaaaataaattctttatttgctGAATCCAATTACACGAAAGGTCAGCGTTTTCAAGTTCCACCTATCTCTTATAGCATTTTTGTGGGTATCTGGAGGGTTTCATAGATAAAAGTTTGATTAGCCAATTAAtagctaatttaaaaataaataaagaaaggCGTGTTACTCGAAATTCTAGACACACAATGCTATCAGGTGTATTAGCAGgcagaaaaaagaattttttgaaaaaactgacCTGTGCACGTTCCAAAACCTCAATGTAGCGCAAACTCCAAATTCAGCATTACTAAGTAGGACACTTAGAACAAGTAAATTATAGAGTGTCATCTTTGCCGACCAACTGGTGGACTTGGCCATAATACCCCGAATAGCTTGTTTACCTTTAAGTGCGGTGTCCTCCACCATAAATagcaaaatacataattattctggttttatttaaatttacagtaAGCCGGTTTTGATTTGTGTAATCTTCAAGAACCAGTAATTTTCGCTTTGCGTCTACTTCAGAGTGGGATAGCATAACTGCATCATTGCAGTATAGTAAAACAAGGATGTCAGAAATACTATCAATATCAATACTATTGAGTCCCCAACCTCCAGAAAATTGTTCAAAGTCActtaaaaatagtaagaatAAAAAGGCTTAAAGTTTCCCCCTGTAGAACTCCTACCGACACCGGAAACTCCCTGGTAAGCTTGTTGCTactttttacccaaaaattgtcACAATCAACTGAATGGAATGGAAATAACTGATGCTGACAACCCAAACGTGTAAAGTTTCTGCCACAAAAAATCATGTGAAAGTGAGTGAGAGGctgttttaaaatcaataaaaagtgCATAAACTTTTTGCCTCTAAGACGCAGATGGAACTGAGCAGACATCATTAGTGTAAAAATGTTGTCTGTGCACCCTCTGGACTTCCGAAAGCCACAATTATAATTACCATAATTAGCGCATATATCGGGACTTCAACCTTCCATAGTTGAATAATGGCAAGTAGCTGTTTACGAAAAGTGACGTCTTCAGATAACGAGACAAAATTCTTTCTTATGAGCATTCCCACGTAGTCTTGAATTTTTGTCatattaatcataattttaattttatcacaCTCCATAATTTTATAACATTAGAACCCTGATGCTGCAGGGTGCCTCatttatgctttaaataaatattccccATGGTTCTATTTTGGCATTAAGTATTCTACTACTTCGATATTTTAcgcacaaaataaaaaatttgtgcgtaaaatagaattaataaaacaataataaagggaAAAAACAATAAGACTATGGGGCGTATATCTGATACgaattttaaacctttgtaagtgtaccttatattaatttttaaagttttttgtgtGTTTGCTTGTCTTTTGTTCGGAACTATTTCCGTTTagtatcccctgatgatggacaccactgtgtccgaaacatgtcgagaatttttaataactgaatgtttaataaataagtggagggagactgcagtaTTTTCGTTTTACCTTAAACTACGACTCCattgcaagtatggactatttcttcactattaaaaaaattgggttgTATTGACTATTGATGTGTGAAATTCACTATGCTTCTTCGCGAAATTTCACACTCCTTATCATTCATAATATTTTAGGATTGGGTTAACTATGACCACGATTATGATTATAGAAGCAAAGGAGCGACCGAGGCATCAAAAAAAGGCGCTGTCGCCTCACTAGTAAGATCCTTAACCCCCTTTTCGATGAGAACTCTATATACAGGCCAACAAACTTATCGTAATAATGTCACGAAAATTCCTGCACTTTGTATTTCTGTAGAAGATGCTCATATGCTACAACGCATGCaggtaataaattattgatttttaaattatttgcattaattgattttaattaaatgaaaaaaaacgcGATATAATCAATGGCAGACGTACGACATAGCATACAATATATAttcatacattttattttttattattcaaacatatttaaaaaaaataaattattttttggatttgAGATATTTTATACCTGTCTTTCGTGCTCTGTCGTATTTTGATTTCCGGCAAATATCCTGTCAAAAGTTAGTTAAACAGGTgccatttctttaattttttattcatagcACAAAAACCGATACCCcaacataaaaaatgtacacAATAATATATCACCCGATCAatctataaattgaaataaaattacgttgaaaaatattaaattaagctATGCCGGTTGTTAACATAAACCAACACCTCCTATAGAAAGGCCTGAGCGAGTGATGCATACCATTTAGCAGTGTatataaaaatgcaaatttatcaGGAGATACAATATGTGAATTTTCATTCTTTCacctttaaaattatagaaatatgtGGCAATACATAACTTCCATATCAAAGTCTATATAGTTGAAACAAATAGACTTTGTCCAAATATTATCAGCCTTACTTTTCCGAACAGgtagatttttcgaaaaataatcGGGGCAATTtgaaatatagtaaaatatagtaaaaataacagaattttCCTCGCgtcagggttttttaaaatttactataataatttaatcagTTTTCAGATTCTGctctgaaatattttaaacataactaTCTTTAGATAAATCTGAATAACTCAAGCAGTACTATTCAGTTTTAAGACCACACGTAGGCTAAACTAAGCCAAGCAAATTAAGCCTGTTTAGTAGAAGTAATAACATTTTAGATCTATGTGTATTCTGTGTCTATTAGTCATTACAATATGATTTGTCCACCatctggttttttttttgtagaaaactCCACCTGGCGCGCAACCTAGTGGAAAATACTTATGATGAAGTCTAGTGAATCGccaattttatttagattcttaaaatgaaagtttttttttaaacacacttCAAGTTTCCGCAGCCCTCACCTCACCCCGTTGTCATTGGGCGACTGCCCAATGACATCTGCTCTCAATGCCAAAATAACTGCAATTGACCATAGTCTTTCTTACCCTCGTTACCTTTTTTTATCTCGAGTGATCGTCGACCAACGTCTGCCATTATGTTTGTAAATTGAACaccacttaaaataattataaaattactaCTATAAAGAGATGAATCATTATTTGCTTTGGAGAAGAGCTGATTTTAACTGAtcgtaaaatataataaaatattaatgttaacaaaaaaaaaacacgacgCTTAAAGAACTTAGCTAAGGGGAGTCGATGTTGTTTCCGCACCACACACCGCATTTTATCGCCCTAAAGCTCTATTAAGACCTTATTAATCattcttcaaatattttctggAGAAGGTTTTTCCAACCCGTcgatttttcaaagttatttttGGAATTGATTACTAAGGACCAATGCAAAACCTTTGGTTTATGCTACCACTCTTTTCTTCTGAAGTCAAGTTAATAAAGTAGTCAATAACAGTCGACTTTGTTAGAAGTTATTATAGGTAGGTTACTGTCATAGTTGAGTTGACAGAAATGTAATACGTCGTAGTCGTAGTCGCGGTCAAAGTAAGCAATCGCTGATACATTACCCCAAAACCTCTTTTTCTCTATCTTTACACTTTAAGTGACCAAGATCATGTCTATACATATTCTATAAGACCCGTCTTGCGGTCTTAAGCATTTTTGatacaagttttttaaaattttatactgttttatTAGGATCggggaaataaaataattattcaccTTAATGTTTCAACGGAAACTCTGAGTAACTCAACATCGCGAAATGTAATAGCAGATTTGACAGGTGCTGAGTATCCTGATAAAATTGTCGCTGTCACAGCTCACTCGGATAGCTGGGATGCTGGAACCGGTTCAATGGACGACGGAGGTGGTATATTCATGTCTCTTTATGCCTTAAAAGTTCTAAAAGAGCTTGGATTAAAACCAAGAAGAACTGTTAGGtacgcaatttttttaaattacaaataatagtTTGCTTTTCTACTAAACATATTTCAGATCATTAATTTTCACTGGTGAAGAGCAATGTTATTGTGGAGTTAACGAGTATAACGACAAACATGCGTCGGATttagaaaatttcatttttgtgATGGAAAATGATGAAGGCGTATGGAATCCTTTGGGGTTGAACTATACAGCTGGTCCAATGGGAGGATGTGTCTTAAAAGAAATCCTGAAGTAagttttgaaaacaaaatatccATATTATATTAGCATTATTAGCGGATATTCATTTTAAGGTTATTATTACCACTAAATGCGACCCGGGCAGATTATGTAGAGAACGTTGGCTCGGACATATCCTTATGGACAAAATCTCTTATTCCCGGGACAagtttattaaatgaaaatggaAAATGGTTTTGGTTTCAACACACTCAAGCTGATACGCTAGATGTTATTGATTCTGATCAAATGGATAAAGCATTGGCAGTTTGGGCTTCGGTTGCTTATGTTATTGCTGATATGAAAATTCAGTTTCCAAGTAGATTCGAGTAAATAAAGAAACGTTTATGggcttgtacattttttaaatatgtttaccgAAGTCATTTATGAATAACTTTAAGCATTATGTCTCATAtttgttttgacaccaatttgACAGCAAAAATACCTTTTTACACATGAATGTAAAGAAATGTATACATTCCCAAAACCTGGAATCATTTGgccactttaaaaaaaaaatcctctataAGAACTTTGGTCAGTAAGCAGTTTTTTTCATACTCTtagaaatactaaatttttaaacaactttttaaattcacaTAAGATTTGTCcgttcaaattaaaattatttaaagtcatGCCAAACAGGTCAACATTAAACTGTAACTGAACATCATTTAATTAATTGCTTGCTCTATATATGGCCTCTGTTTTGGCCAAACTGGTGCCATAAGTGTTAAGAAATACATTGTGTCTTCTTGTACGAAAACAGTAAAATTCAATACAAATAAGATATCTAGAGCATCAATCTGATTGTTGCATATTTGAAATAGAAAAACACTAAACTTCCACAAACAGCAGATTGATGAAAAACAGTGCATTTCTAAGTTAACTTCTGTTAGTTAACTTGACATCatttataaaactcattaagATCTGCTTGCAGTTGCATGCTGTTATGACGAACGAAAAACCTTCGTGTAATCGGCAAACAGTAGAAACTTACTACAATACTCGTGGAaatatcattgataaaaatcaaaaacaaaaatagggcAAGATTGCTTTCCTGGGAGGCACTAATTGAGATAATGTAGGTAGATGATGTGAACCCACTAACTTCCAATTTGCGGTCTATCTAATAAATACGTAATGAAAAACTTATCATCTATCAAAGGCCTTAGTCTAATACCTTAATATCATATTCTCTCCGACTCTGTCTTTACTTTGGTCATTTTTATCAGAGTAAAAAGATTAATCATCCATgtgatataataaaatataaaatttatgtagACCACTATGTAGACTTATACTGCGTAATATGCTAGGTGCATGAAAAGCTCCTAATATCATTTTTACTGTAATGATACCCAGCTACTATTTATTTCCTATAAAACTTAGAATTTGTGAAGTTGtcaaaaatgaatatttaggaatAAATGCTATTAAATCATCTCCTACTTGCTCTGAagcaaattctagaaaattaaaacattggctgatctaaaaattaatgttggaATGCTAACTATTAGTCAACATCCAACGATTAATCATTTTACTCTCAATTACTAATTACAATATACAACAAACTACTAGTGCTGCAGTCGTTGCCGACTTCTAAAACTGGCACTGTACAAGCAAGTAAATGTGAATCGTTTATTTGAACAGCTTCATTTCATATTTGCTATCATGTAAGCACGGTTTAATTTTACATTACCTTGTATGAGCGCGTTTATCATTCTGCGCCACAGAATGGAACTTTATAAAAGATCTTTTTCCTATAATCTTGCCAATATTCTAGAAAGTATAGTGtgcttcatttaaatttatggtTACATATGTACTTttctttaaacaataaataactaataaattacttttaccaaagtagttttaataaaaaaaaaatactgtaatttaatttacaagaacttttgtaatatttttttgcttattctTTTAGTTCCATTCAAATTTAGTAGTATTCACCTCAAAGCAAACAGTACAATGACAATCACCTTATCCACTGAATTTACTTTGTGTACTAATATTAGTATCTAAATTTATCTATatactaaacttttatttaatagtgtctATAGGTATTTACTTAGTAATATTAGATTACTTCGCAAAATCAAAAAAGATTAGATTAAGTCGCAAAAGTAAAATAAGGAATTACACTAAGGGAAAgcaaaaataagaagaaaaggaaaaagaaggAGCTAAACGGATCCAGGGTGGACCTGTCACAGAAAAATAGCAATACTCTAATCATATTTACTCATCTGTCTATAAAAAGCACTCATTGTATCAATGGGAATCTCTCTGCTGAAATACTCTGAGACATTTTCTAGGTATCACATTGGATTCTAAACTATCCTGGTCTGACCATGTAGATATCAGGAATAGGAAGCCCATTTCTGGGCTGTGGGCCTTCAGTTCTACCGGTTAACCTCTTCTCCCTTAAGACTTTGTTTAACCTTCCTGCCGTGAATTTTTCGACGTCATGAGAACTATGTATAGAAAATATCCTTGACAAACTGTGTGCTGGTGAGACTTGCCATGCAAACATTTAGTCGCAAGTCGCGCAGAAGCGTCGTTCCATTGCGAAGCGACTATATACAGTCCTTATGCGATAGTTGACAATAAAGGTTTGTCATCCATATcaaaagaaaagagaaatgaAAGGAAAACGCATAGGGCGAATCGGAGCGGACCGTGCCACATCGGCGTCTTCTTCTTAGTCGCTACTCTGCCACAGGTATTGTAAGTAATATCATGAATTTGTCTTGCCAATGTCTCTCCATTTTTACCAGTCTCGTCAAAATAGCCTATTATTTGCTCGGGTTGTTACTTAGGTTCAtagtattttcttaatattcaatTGTTCTAATATTGACATATTTGTTCTGCGAGCTGGCCAAGGAATTCTGAGCCTACGTCTCCATCGAAACATTTATGCTCTTTTTGTCAGTTTCCAGAGTCCAACACTCCCCCGCATAaaggaaaatttatattatttatttccgtTAGTTGGTTTTGGTTGTTGCCTCTATCTATTGCCATGAACCTTGTCCTTGTTCTGTTTGTTTTGAGATCTACCTCTATGttatgttttctattgtatCTAGTAGCTTCTCTTCAGACTAAGCGAAACTTgttgtgtcatctgcatatcTCAGATTGAAAATCTTCCTTCCGCCAATAGTGATACCGCTATTCCATCTATCAGTGGCCTTTCGCATAATCCATTCGCTGTATATATGAATTTGCCACAATTTCCTCCAATTTACCAGATCAAAGGCTTTGATATAATCGATAAAGCACATGCATGTCGTGATATTAAATTCTCAAAATTTTTCTGTGATCTGTCTAATGTTCAATATTTATTCTAGTATAATACAGTATAATACAGTATCTAGTGCCGCGCCCTGGGACTAAACCTGCTTGTCTTCTGGAATTTCAGGTAGTAGAAGTGGTTTTATCCTtactagtattttttataagatgATTTTActataatatgttatttagTTATATTGTACAGTAGTAGCTGCATAAGTCCCTTGCTCCTTTTTTTTGAAGTGGAATATATCTTGATCTTGTCCAGTGAGAGAGCTGGTGCATTATATCCTTTCCGATGTCACCTAGAgcccaaataattttaatgggtATATTATTTGTACCAGTGGCTTTATGGCCTTCGTCTTCTTATTCCTATTTGAAGTTCACTTCTAAGTATGTAAGTTTCTTTTTCAAAACTGTGTTTCACTTGTGTTGGTGATTCCTCCGCATCCTCCTCCGTCATCAGATTTTCGCAGTTTACCTCCATCTATTCAATTTATCTATTGTTTAGCTGTGAGTAGGACCCCTTTCTCATCTTTGATGGCATTATAGTTTGGTGCGAAGGAACAATTTATCCGCTTCATTATCTTAAACATCTCTTAAGTTTGTTTTTGTGTTCCTTATTCCTTTGCATAATTGATTCAGGTGgttgtttttgcttttttgataGAGATCTCAATATTCAGTGCTAAGGCCTCTCTTTCAATCTCATAATCTAGTCCAGATCAAACAATATCGGCATTACAAAATGTCTTAAGTAggtttaactttttaaaatcttgttCATTGTGttccttttctaattttatctcagcattttaataatttccgaACAAAATTGAAgggcaaataaaaaagaataaaatttaaagctgCTTGCTAACCGTTGCAACTAATTATTAACTCGAAC of the Anthonomus grandis grandis chromosome 3, icAntGran1.3, whole genome shotgun sequence genome contains:
- the LOC126733844 gene encoding carboxypeptidase Q-like isoform X3 gives rise to the protein MQSVYCYFILALVLGFFNTATTAPNRETIQECNLNQEIIRDIQSYQNVVNSIIDFITKGEFKGKVFQDLALFTDTFGSRLTGTENLEHSIDYLLNLMNQYEMHNVHAENVTVPRWRRLKEYGELLSPRNAELPVVALGSSVGTGKNGITAEVMVVKSFDELNNKSRGEVEGKIIVYNQDWVNYDHDYDYRSKGATEASKKGAVASLVRSLTPFSMRTLYTGQQTYRNNVTKIPALCISVEDAHMLQRMQDRGNKIIIHLNVSTETLSNSTSRNVIADLTGAEYPDKIVAVTAHSDSWDAGTGSMDDGGGIFMSLYALKVLKELGLKPRRTVRSLIFTGEEQCYCGVNEYNDKHASDLENFIFVMENDEGVWNPLGLNYTAGPMGGCVLKEILKLLLPLNATRADYVENVGSDISLWTKSLIPGTSLLNENGKWFWFQHTQADTLDVIDSDQMDKALAVWASVAYVIADMKIQFPSRFE
- the LOC126733844 gene encoding carboxypeptidase Q-like isoform X2 codes for the protein MQSVYCYFILALVLGFFNTATTAPNRETIQECNLNQEIIRDIQSYQNVVKSIIDFITKGEFKGKVFQDLALFTDTFGSRLTGTENLEHSIDYLLNLMNQYEMHNVHAENVTVPRWRRLKEYGELLSPRNAELPVVALGSSVGTGKNGITAEVMVVKSFDELNNKSRGEVEGKIIVYNQDWVNYDHDYDYRSKGATEASKKGAVASLVRSLTPFSMRTLYTGQQTYRNNVTKIPALCISVEDAHMLQRMQDRGNKIIIHLNVSTETLSNSTSRNVIADLTGAEYPDKIVAVTAHSDSWDAGTGSMDDGGGIFMSLYALKVLKELGLKPRRTVRSLIFTGEEQCYCGVNEYNDKHASDLENFIFVMENDEGVWNPLGLNYTAGPMGGCVLKEILKLLLPLNATRADYVENVGSDISLWTKSLIPGTSLLNENGKWFWFQHTQADTLDVIDSDQMDKALAVWASVAYVIADMKIQFPSRFE
- the LOC126733844 gene encoding carboxypeptidase Q-like isoform X1, which encodes MQSVYCYFILALVLGFFNTATTAPNRETIQECNLNQEIIRDIQSYQNVVKSIIDFITKGEFKGKVFQDLALFTDTFGSRLTGTENLEHSIDYLLNLMNQYEMHNVHAENVTVPRWRRLKEYGELLSPRNAELPVVALGSSVGTGKNGITAEVMVVKSFDELNNKSRGEVEGKIIVYNQDWVNYDHDYDYRSKGATEASKKGAVASLVRSLTPFSMRTLYTGQQTYRNNVTKIPALCISVEDAHMLQRMQDRGNKIIIHLNVSTETLSNSTSRNVIADLTGAEYPDKIVAVTAHSDSWDAGTGSMDDGGGIFMSLYALKVLKELGLKPRRTVRSLIFTGEEQCYCGVNEYNDKHASDLENFIFVMENDEGVWNPLGLNYTAGPMGGCVLKEILKLLLPLNATRADYVENVGSDISLWTKSLIPGTSLLNENGKWFWFQHTQADTLDVIDSDQMDKALAVWASVAYVIADMKIQFPSRFE